From Verrucomicrobia bacterium S94, the proteins below share one genomic window:
- a CDS encoding HAD family phosphatase, protein MKLWDYDAFILDLDGTLIDSGKYHAQAFADAVFAQSGYVLKPHEHHEFFGKHSVWFAAVLNERYGLNLDPESVLKQKRRRVREIFVAELFEGAREFLDFWKGKTPMALATNSPLSFVEPALRDAELLHYFEAITTAGDVKHRKPDPEIIKESARRLGVEPPSVLVFEDQLIGIKAARSAGAKVIAVDNGQPVNYPVDVAVHTWNDLLKLSELHRWNPN, encoded by the coding sequence ATGAAGCTGTGGGATTATGATGCATTTATTCTCGATCTGGACGGCACCCTGATTGATTCGGGGAAATATCATGCGCAGGCGTTTGCTGATGCGGTTTTTGCGCAGAGCGGTTATGTGTTGAAGCCGCACGAACACCATGAGTTTTTCGGTAAACACAGTGTCTGGTTTGCAGCGGTTCTGAATGAACGCTATGGTTTGAATCTGGATCCGGAATCGGTTCTGAAACAGAAACGTCGGCGTGTGCGGGAAATTTTTGTTGCAGAGCTTTTTGAGGGGGCACGGGAGTTTCTGGATTTCTGGAAAGGGAAAACACCGATGGCACTGGCCACCAATTCTCCGCTCAGCTTTGTGGAACCGGCTTTGCGGGATGCGGAGCTCCTGCACTATTTTGAGGCCATTACTACAGCTGGAGATGTTAAACATCGAAAACCCGATCCTGAAATTATTAAGGAGAGTGCACGCCGGCTCGGGGTGGAGCCTCCGTCCGTTCTGGTGTTTGAGGATCAGCTGATCGGGATCAAAGCGGCACGGTCGGCCGGTGCTAAAGTGATTGCCGTGGATAATGGGCAGCCGGTGAATTATCCGGTGGATGTGGCGGTCCATACCTGGAACGATCTTTTAAAACTTTCGGAGTTGCATAGATGGAATCCCAATTGA
- a CDS encoding HAD family hydrolase produces the protein MESQLIIFDLDGTLIDARGDLTSAVNRMRAHFGLGALSLETVSGYIGNGMVRLVERSLQDSDVSTEEGMKIYPDLYRSDLTTHTALYEGVAQGIPELVQAGHRVALMTNKPGDMSRAILEHFNLSAYFSAIIGSGDVPNLKPEPDGVFRCLEISAMEKCKAWMVGDHYTDLAAAENAGIRSALMEYGFGEARGHKPDAQFSSFPELVGYFV, from the coding sequence ATGGAATCCCAATTGATTATTTTTGATCTTGATGGAACGTTGATTGATGCGCGGGGGGATCTGACCTCTGCAGTAAACCGGATGCGGGCGCACTTCGGGCTGGGAGCGCTCTCTCTTGAAACGGTCAGCGGCTACATTGGAAACGGCATGGTCCGGTTGGTGGAGCGTTCGCTGCAGGATTCAGATGTTTCGACAGAAGAGGGGATGAAGATTTATCCGGATCTATACCGTTCCGATCTGACAACACACACGGCGTTGTATGAGGGGGTTGCGCAAGGGATTCCGGAGCTGGTACAGGCCGGGCACCGTGTGGCGCTGATGACCAATAAACCCGGGGATATGAGCCGGGCAATTCTGGAGCATTTCAACCTTTCAGCATATTTTTCCGCTATTATCGGCAGTGGTGATGTGCCGAATCTGAAACCGGAGCCGGATGGGGTTTTCCGGTGCCTGGAAATTTCGGCGATGGAAAAATGCAAAGCATGGATGGTCGGGGATCACTATACGGATCTGGCGGCGGCGGAAAATGCGGGCATCCGCAGTGCGTTAATGGAATACGGTTTCGGGGAGGCGCGGGGCCATAAACCCGATGCACAATTTTCTTCGTTTCCTGAATTGGTCGGGTACTTTGTCTAG
- a CDS encoding 7-carboxy-7-deazaguanine synthase QueE: MKTYLSEIFSSIQGEGPYVGERHLFVRFCACHRKCVYCDTDTSLSDYCIVERRPGSGEFEQIKNAMSVEQVFELIQEVDAKTRNNRISITGGAPLMQHRFLLKLLPMLKNAGHNIYLETAGDLPSQLKTIIEFVDVIAMDVKLESVTEEPATYPAHWQFLSICRDYKVETFVKLVLSANTHEGELIEAAKGIRKAGGEDTLVIIQPMTKSSRTDAVPSGAQLFRWQDKVASVLPNVRVIPQTHKMLEML; this comes from the coding sequence ATGAAAACGTACCTGTCAGAAATTTTCAGCTCGATTCAAGGTGAGGGTCCGTATGTCGGCGAACGCCATCTGTTTGTGCGGTTCTGTGCATGTCATCGGAAGTGCGTTTATTGCGATACGGATACGTCGCTTTCTGATTACTGTATTGTGGAGCGACGTCCGGGCTCCGGTGAATTTGAGCAGATCAAAAATGCGATGTCGGTGGAGCAGGTTTTTGAGCTGATTCAGGAAGTAGATGCCAAAACGCGAAACAACCGGATTTCCATCACAGGCGGGGCTCCGCTGATGCAGCACCGGTTTCTGCTGAAACTGCTGCCGATGCTGAAAAATGCCGGGCATAATATTTATCTGGAAACCGCGGGCGATCTGCCGAGTCAGCTGAAAACGATTATTGAGTTTGTTGATGTCATTGCCATGGATGTTAAACTTGAAAGTGTTACGGAGGAACCGGCAACGTATCCGGCCCACTGGCAGTTTCTGAGTATCTGTCGCGATTACAAGGTGGAGACTTTTGTCAAGCTGGTGCTTTCAGCGAATACCCATGAGGGTGAGCTGATTGAAGCGGCCAAAGGAATCCGGAAAGCGGGCGGCGAAGATACGCTGGTGATTATTCAGCCGATGACCAAATCGAGCCGGACCGATGCTGTTCCTTCCGGTGCGCAGCTGTTCCGGTGGCAGGATAAAGTGGCGTCTGTACTGCCGAATGTCCGGGTGATTCCGCAGACCCATAAAATGCTGGAGATGCTTTGA
- the queC gene encoding 7-cyano-7-deazaguanine synthase QueC, producing MAKKAIVLLSGGLDSATAMAMALHEGYEVYAVSFRYGQRHSVELDCAVEQAAEGAREHKIVDIDLSSFGGSALTDDIDVPKHEAVEDLGDEIPVTYVPARNTVFLSYALAWAEVLEAYDIFIGVNALDYSGYPDCRPEFIEAYEKMANLATVAGVQGRKLTIHTPLIDLTKAEIIQRGLELGVDYAKTTSCYDPAPDGKACGHCDSCLLRKKGFADAGATDPRPYVED from the coding sequence ATGGCGAAAAAAGCGATAGTTTTGTTGAGCGGTGGATTGGATTCCGCCACGGCGATGGCGATGGCGCTGCATGAGGGTTATGAAGTGTATGCGGTTTCATTTCGTTATGGTCAGCGCCATTCTGTGGAACTGGACTGTGCGGTTGAACAGGCGGCGGAGGGGGCCCGGGAGCATAAAATTGTGGATATTGATCTGAGTTCGTTCGGAGGTTCGGCACTGACCGATGATATTGATGTGCCGAAGCATGAAGCGGTGGAGGATCTGGGCGATGAGATTCCGGTTACCTATGTTCCGGCGAGGAATACGGTTTTTCTTTCCTATGCACTGGCCTGGGCGGAGGTGCTCGAAGCATATGATATTTTTATTGGAGTGAATGCGCTGGACTACAGCGGTTATCCCGACTGCCGGCCGGAATTTATCGAGGCGTATGAAAAAATGGCCAACCTCGCCACGGTGGCCGGAGTGCAGGGTCGTAAACTGACGATTCATACACCGCTCATTGATCTGACCAAGGCCGAAATTATTCAGCGCGGGCTTGAACTGGGTGTTGATTACGCTAAAACCACGAGCTGTTATGATCCCGCGCCGGATGGAAAAGCGTGCGGGCATTGCGATTCCTGTCTGTTGCGCAAAAAGGGTTTCGCCGATGCCGGAGCCACGGATCCGCGCCCCTATGTAGAGGATTGA
- the queD gene encoding 6-carboxytetrahydropterin synthase QueD, whose protein sequence is MTISKEFKFDSAHFLPYVQPDHKCANMHGHTYYIEIHCEGELDPKLGWVIDFNDVKKVVDPLISQLDHKVLNDIEGLENPTAEMIAVWFWKKIKPDLPKLVKVVVKENPTNVCMYSGD, encoded by the coding sequence ATGACTATTTCGAAAGAGTTCAAATTTGATTCCGCCCACTTTCTGCCGTATGTCCAGCCGGATCATAAGTGTGCCAACATGCACGGACATACCTATTATATCGAGATCCATTGCGAAGGAGAGCTCGATCCGAAACTCGGGTGGGTTATTGATTTTAACGATGTAAAAAAAGTCGTGGACCCGCTGATCAGTCAGCTGGACCACAAAGTGCTTAATGATATTGAAGGGCTGGAAAATCCCACAGCGGAAATGATTGCCGTCTGGTTCTGGAAAAAAATAAAACCGGATCTTCCGAAGCTGGTAAAAGTGGTGGTAAAGGAAAATCCCACCAATGTCTGTATGTACTCCGGAGACTAG
- the queF gene encoding NADPH-dependent 7-cyano-7-deazaguanine reductase QueF, translating to MTDETKLTGLTLLKKGETRYPTSPDEAKLETFENANQGRNYWITFKTSEFTSLCPITGQPDFATITIEYIPNKICVESKSLKLYLFSFRQTGTFYEEIVNRIYTDLEKELQPKRLVVNGDFTARGGITSSVKIDSAEA from the coding sequence ATGACAGACGAAACTAAACTGACCGGACTCACCCTGCTGAAAAAAGGCGAAACGCGCTACCCGACCTCACCGGATGAAGCAAAACTGGAAACCTTTGAAAACGCAAATCAGGGGCGCAACTACTGGATTACCTTCAAAACCTCGGAATTCACTTCCCTCTGCCCGATTACAGGACAGCCCGATTTTGCCACAATCACCATCGAATACATCCCGAATAAAATCTGTGTTGAGAGTAAATCGCTGAAGCTCTACCTCTTTTCCTTCCGTCAGACCGGAACGTTCTACGAAGAAATTGTAAACAGAATCTACACGGATCTGGAAAAAGAGCTCCAGCCGAAACGGCTCGTGGTGAACGGCGATTTCACCGCCCGCGGAGGAATCACTTCTTCGGTAAAAATTGATTCAGCCGAAGCCTAG
- a CDS encoding rhomboid family intramembrane serine protease has translation MFNSEPRNIGSMLGITPAVKFLLILNIGLYIFDAVISMGASERILQGWFTLRANWWETFEFGQLFTYMFIHAGTTHLLANMMGLFFLGPSVERTIGSYKFFILYYVSGILGGLGWSMIADPVLVQDIYGNVQKLYPMCAGASGAVMGILGAFAALYPHAKLLLWFVIPVRAWVLVLILTLFELWETIHSDHPLIAGIANAAHLIGGVAGFTYAFSLKHPHMLNDLKTKLPDLGRKKPKSRTKSSAQPSLSKAEVDAILDKIGKQGMGALTPRERELLKRATRG, from the coding sequence ATGTTTAATAGCGAACCCAGAAATATCGGCAGCATGCTGGGAATTACTCCTGCTGTTAAGTTTTTGCTGATTCTGAATATCGGACTGTATATTTTTGATGCGGTCATCTCCATGGGGGCTTCTGAGCGGATTCTGCAGGGCTGGTTTACACTGCGGGCCAACTGGTGGGAAACGTTCGAATTCGGCCAGTTGTTTACCTATATGTTCATTCATGCGGGCACGACGCATCTGCTGGCCAATATGATGGGCCTGTTTTTCCTCGGTCCTTCTGTGGAGCGTACAATCGGCTCCTATAAGTTTTTCATTCTTTATTATGTCAGCGGTATTCTGGGCGGTCTGGGCTGGTCCATGATCGCCGATCCGGTTCTGGTTCAGGATATTTACGGTAATGTTCAGAAGCTTTATCCGATGTGTGCCGGTGCTTCCGGAGCAGTTATGGGCATTCTCGGAGCATTTGCGGCGCTCTATCCTCATGCAAAGCTGCTTTTGTGGTTTGTGATTCCGGTTCGTGCCTGGGTGCTGGTGCTGATCCTTACGCTGTTTGAGCTGTGGGAGACCATTCATTCGGATCATCCGCTGATTGCCGGAATTGCCAATGCCGCGCATCTCATCGGCGGAGTGGCCGGATTTACCTACGCGTTTTCTCTGAAACATCCGCATATGCTGAATGACCTGAAGACAAAACTTCCGGATCTCGGCAGAAAGAAGCCGAAATCACGCACAAAGTCTTCAGCTCAGCCGTCGCTCTCAAAAGCAGAAGTGGACGCTATTCTCGACAAGATCGGGAAGCAGGGTATGGGCGCGCTCACTCCGCGTGAGCGTGAGTTGCTCAAGCGGGCAACGAGAGGATAA
- a CDS encoding arylsulfatase produces the protein MKRFLLLVGVLLLAGFVPAVERPNVVILFADDMGFGDLGANNPDSKIPTPNFDRLAAEGMRFTDGHSSSGICTPSRFALLTGMHHWRRFHGITQSFDDSVFKPDDFTLAKMFKAKGYNTAAIGKWHLGWGFDEIKRQGAKPIVVELGGRKKKAYTPDAFDWSRSVPRGPLDQGFNYYFGDGTINFAPYCFIENDRVVEAPTVMMDTAAFDPIPEGNWEFRPGPMVEGWDPYQVLPTLADKAVAWIETQKKEQPFFLYMAFPSPHAPIIPNDEFRGKSEAGPYGDFVFETDAIAGKILRALEKNGFSENTVVVFTADNGAEKYAFERYRKYGHWSSGHLRGLKRDVWEGGHRVPFIIKWPGRVQAGSVSDETVSQVDLAATFAAMLDYELQSDEAIDSYDLSPVLDGEDLKEPLRVATVQNTKPNLFAIRKGDWLLIDAKSGTHSKPPEWYVKEMGYISDTTQGLLYNLKDDPSQKNNLYAGHPEKVAEMRALLKQYRSGKGCAPHAE, from the coding sequence ATGAAAAGATTCCTGTTGTTAGTGGGAGTGCTGCTGCTTGCCGGTTTTGTGCCGGCCGTAGAGCGGCCGAACGTAGTGATCCTGTTTGCGGATGATATGGGATTCGGCGATCTGGGAGCGAATAATCCCGATTCAAAGATTCCGACGCCGAATTTTGACCGGCTGGCCGCTGAGGGTATGCGCTTTACAGATGGTCACAGTTCGTCGGGCATCTGCACGCCAAGCCGTTTTGCGCTGTTGACCGGAATGCATCATTGGCGACGTTTTCACGGGATTACGCAGAGTTTTGATGACAGCGTTTTCAAACCCGACGATTTTACATTGGCCAAAATGTTCAAAGCGAAAGGTTACAATACGGCAGCTATCGGAAAATGGCATCTGGGCTGGGGATTTGATGAGATAAAACGGCAAGGAGCCAAGCCGATTGTTGTGGAGCTGGGCGGTCGGAAAAAGAAGGCGTATACTCCGGATGCTTTTGACTGGAGCCGTTCAGTACCGCGCGGCCCGCTCGATCAGGGATTTAATTATTATTTCGGTGACGGTACCATTAATTTTGCACCCTACTGTTTTATTGAAAACGACCGGGTGGTTGAGGCGCCGACGGTCATGATGGATACGGCTGCCTTTGACCCGATTCCTGAAGGTAACTGGGAATTCCGTCCTGGACCGATGGTGGAAGGGTGGGATCCCTATCAGGTGCTGCCGACACTGGCTGATAAAGCCGTTGCCTGGATTGAAACGCAGAAAAAAGAACAGCCGTTCTTTTTATACATGGCTTTTCCATCGCCCCATGCACCGATTATACCTAACGATGAATTCCGTGGAAAATCGGAGGCCGGCCCTTATGGTGATTTTGTCTTTGAAACCGATGCCATTGCCGGGAAAATACTCCGGGCTCTGGAAAAGAACGGTTTTTCTGAAAATACGGTAGTGGTATTTACTGCGGATAACGGAGCGGAAAAATATGCGTTTGAGCGTTACCGCAAATACGGCCACTGGAGTTCCGGCCATCTGCGCGGGTTGAAGCGCGATGTCTGGGAAGGCGGGCACCGGGTGCCTTTTATCATAAAATGGCCGGGACGGGTGCAGGCGGGTTCGGTGTCGGATGAAACCGTGAGCCAGGTTGATCTGGCGGCTACGTTTGCGGCAATGCTTGATTATGAACTGCAGTCCGACGAAGCAATTGACAGTTATGATCTGTCGCCGGTGCTGGATGGCGAGGATTTGAAAGAGCCGCTGCGGGTTGCTACTGTTCAGAATACCAAACCGAATCTTTTTGCCATCCGGAAAGGGGACTGGCTGTTGATTGATGCGAAGAGTGGGACTCATTCGAAGCCGCCGGAGTGGTATGTAAAGGAAATGGGCTATATCAGCGATACTACGCAGGGACTGCTGTATAACCTGAAGGACGATCCGTCCCAAAAAAACAATCTGTATGCTGGTCATCCGGAAAAAGTGGCGGAAATGAGGGCGCTGCTGAAACAGTATCGCTCCGGAAAAGGCTGTGCACCGCATGCGGAATAA
- a CDS encoding membrane or secreted protein yields the protein MRLYGFFLLWLSVCAGTAVPASTYVDHQGVMRWTETQEEVCVFGVNYAPPFAYWEMRQPIGYDQHRAIDEDVYHIARLGIDGYRVHVWPSYISDEEGKLIYNEHFELFDYLLFRLKERGIKLFITPMYLSGTHGGFPKKFGGKIGCLSNPEAFPVQENYLARFVAHVNPYTGVAYQDDPDILGFEIVNEPAHWKRPDLTEEYIDRMVEAIRSAGCEKPLFYNMTTSAAQIDEILKGKINGGTFQWYPTGLTSNHDLKGNLLPNVDRYVIPFADRLEGLAKFVYEFSPADVGASSHLYPAMARSFREAGFQFAAQFAYDPMHAAYCNVAYRTHFLNLAYTPKKAIGMLIASEAFHAVPRNRSYGRYPQNNRFEAFRLSYPDDLAELVTDKKFLYSNDTETEPPKPELLEKVAGTGCSPVVEYDGTGAYFFDKLSDGVWRMEIMPDAVWLEDPFFVPYIQREVAVTVWNERTVKLSLPDLGGRFSVCGLNEGNTMLKTVENGTFSVEPGSYLLVGNGVTTDWDADDRWQNIRLGEFHAPQQRQVQSTVLHTPPVTTEAGTALPISARVITAKPPEAVELLMYEVGRSAHRFPMQKIRGFEYEVKLPADLLKNPGVLRYYICVKEGENWQTFPSGTVGGFPMERRIYQGDRRIDKASYTLRVVGKDSPVCLFDAERDWHEMTKAHRQHRFDLYPAPVPGKSLIKLNVQGKKSEEQDLSVRMYCRPHLRNRLKSLGFQETLALYGRALNDRPCTVQLALLMEDGSCYGATMTVFPECGTYRLPLSDLKPVKTVLLPRAYPSFQRYWFELEKSPGLDLAKVESIQLSIRPGPEEKALSSGSGVAVGWITVE from the coding sequence ATGCGTTTGTATGGATTCTTTTTGCTGTGGTTGAGTGTGTGTGCGGGAACTGCCGTTCCGGCATCCACTTATGTTGACCATCAGGGAGTGATGCGCTGGACGGAGACGCAGGAGGAAGTCTGTGTGTTCGGGGTCAATTATGCGCCGCCGTTTGCCTATTGGGAAATGCGTCAGCCGATTGGTTATGACCAGCACCGGGCGATTGATGAGGATGTGTATCACATTGCCCGACTTGGAATTGATGGTTATCGCGTACACGTCTGGCCGTCTTATATCAGCGATGAAGAGGGGAAACTGATTTATAATGAACACTTTGAGTTATTTGACTATCTGCTGTTCAGGCTGAAAGAACGCGGGATTAAACTTTTCATTACACCGATGTATCTGTCCGGGACGCATGGAGGGTTTCCGAAAAAATTCGGGGGGAAGATCGGCTGTCTGTCGAATCCCGAAGCTTTTCCGGTGCAGGAAAATTATCTGGCCCGGTTTGTGGCACATGTGAATCCGTATACCGGGGTGGCGTATCAGGATGATCCCGATATTCTCGGGTTTGAGATTGTCAACGAGCCGGCACACTGGAAACGACCGGATTTGACGGAGGAGTATATTGACCGGATGGTTGAGGCCATCCGGTCGGCCGGATGTGAAAAACCGCTGTTTTACAATATGACCACCAGTGCCGCGCAGATTGACGAAATTCTCAAAGGGAAAATCAACGGTGGTACATTTCAGTGGTACCCGACCGGACTGACGTCCAATCATGATCTGAAAGGGAATCTGCTGCCGAATGTGGATCGTTACGTCATTCCGTTTGCGGACCGGCTTGAGGGGCTGGCAAAATTTGTGTATGAATTCAGTCCTGCCGATGTCGGGGCATCGTCGCATCTGTATCCGGCGATGGCGCGCAGCTTCCGTGAGGCGGGGTTTCAGTTTGCGGCGCAATTTGCCTATGATCCGATGCATGCGGCGTACTGCAATGTGGCGTATCGTACTCATTTTCTGAATCTGGCCTATACCCCGAAAAAGGCCATCGGTATGCTGATTGCTTCGGAGGCCTTTCATGCGGTTCCTCGCAATCGGAGTTACGGGCGTTATCCGCAGAATAACCGTTTTGAAGCGTTTCGTCTGAGTTATCCGGATGATCTTGCGGAGCTGGTGACGGACAAAAAGTTTCTTTATTCCAATGATACCGAAACCGAACCGCCGAAGCCGGAATTACTGGAAAAGGTGGCCGGAACCGGTTGTTCTCCTGTGGTGGAGTATGATGGAACCGGAGCCTATTTTTTCGATAAACTGAGTGACGGCGTGTGGCGAATGGAAATCATGCCGGATGCCGTCTGGTTGGAAGATCCGTTTTTTGTTCCGTATATTCAGCGTGAAGTGGCGGTTACTGTATGGAATGAACGGACGGTGAAGCTTTCGCTTCCGGATCTGGGCGGGCGGTTTTCGGTCTGCGGTCTGAATGAGGGGAATACAATGCTGAAAACGGTGGAAAACGGTACGTTTTCTGTTGAGCCGGGGAGTTATCTGCTGGTTGGAAATGGTGTGACGACCGATTGGGATGCGGACGATCGCTGGCAGAATATCCGGCTTGGAGAATTCCATGCTCCGCAACAACGGCAGGTTCAGAGTACGGTGCTGCATACCCCGCCGGTGACCACGGAGGCCGGAACGGCGCTTCCGATCTCCGCCCGGGTGATTACGGCGAAACCGCCGGAAGCGGTGGAGTTACTGATGTATGAGGTCGGACGTTCGGCCCATCGTTTTCCTATGCAAAAGATTCGCGGATTTGAATATGAAGTGAAGCTGCCTGCCGATTTGTTGAAAAATCCCGGCGTTCTTCGATATTACATCTGTGTGAAAGAGGGGGAGAATTGGCAGACATTTCCATCGGGAACGGTGGGTGGATTTCCGATGGAGCGTAGAATTTATCAGGGCGATCGACGGATCGATAAAGCATCGTATACGCTCCGTGTTGTTGGAAAGGATTCGCCGGTTTGTCTTTTTGATGCTGAACGCGACTGGCATGAAATGACCAAGGCGCACCGTCAGCACCGGTTTGATCTTTATCCGGCACCGGTTCCGGGAAAAAGTCTGATTAAGCTGAATGTTCAGGGGAAAAAGTCTGAAGAGCAGGATCTTTCTGTGCGTATGTACTGTCGTCCGCATTTGCGGAACCGGCTGAAATCGCTTGGATTCCAGGAGACTCTTGCGCTTTATGGCCGAGCATTGAATGACCGGCCGTGTACGGTTCAGCTGGCACTGTTGATGGAGGATGGTTCCTGCTACGGAGCGACAATGACCGTTTTTCCTGAATGCGGAACATACCGATTGCCGCTGTCCGATTTGAAGCCGGTGAAAACGGTGCTGTTGCCGCGGGCGTATCCGTCCTTTCAGCGCTACTGGTTTGAGCTGGAAAAAAGCCCCGGATTGGATCTGGCGAAGGTGGAAAGTATTCAGCTGTCGATCCGTCCCGGCCCGGAGGAAAAGGCGCTTTCATCCGGGAGCGGAGTGGCCGTTGGCTGGATAACGGTCGAATAA
- a CDS encoding cob(I)yrinic acid a,c-diamide adenosyltransferase, which translates to MMPKIFTKTGDKGETGRFDGTRVPKNDPQMEVQGSIDECNSAIGLARAYIADTQLNEILRKFQSLLLVAGSEVTNVGLDQRLPFISDDNITELEELIDTTEEQLEPLTHFILPAGGKASAHLHVARAASRKVERRLVTLRETTDVNPTLLAYFNRLSDTLFVLARYASKLDGISDEIWENPKTARR; encoded by the coding sequence ATGATGCCGAAGATTTTCACCAAAACCGGAGATAAAGGAGAAACCGGACGTTTTGACGGAACCCGCGTACCGAAAAACGATCCGCAGATGGAAGTGCAGGGTTCCATTGACGAATGTAATTCCGCCATCGGTCTGGCCCGCGCCTATATTGCCGACACTCAACTTAATGAAATCCTCAGAAAATTTCAGAGTCTCCTGCTGGTCGCCGGGTCCGAAGTCACCAACGTCGGCCTGGACCAACGACTACCCTTTATCTCCGATGACAACATCACCGAACTGGAGGAACTGATCGACACCACAGAGGAACAACTTGAACCGTTGACCCACTTCATTCTGCCCGCAGGCGGAAAAGCGTCTGCCCATCTGCACGTCGCCCGCGCTGCATCACGCAAAGTGGAACGCCGGCTCGTCACCCTGCGCGAAACCACCGACGTTAATCCCACCCTGCTCGCTTATTTCAACCGGCTGTCCGACACCCTCTTTGTTCTCGCGCGCTATGCTTCCAAACTCGACGGCATTTCCGACGAAATCTGGGAAAACCCGAAAACAGCACGACGCTGA
- a CDS encoding DUF1456 family protein: MTNNDTLRRLRYAFNISDTDVAETIALTGRPTAADEVTNWLKREDESGHSALSDIDLCRFLDGLIIKNRGPRPSGEAPEPQEFLSNNEILKKLRIALELKEEGVLAVFKKAGFNVTKAELGSFFRKKGHRNYRKVPEQVLRKFIHGLSV, translated from the coding sequence ATGACCAACAATGATACGCTTCGTCGTTTACGTTATGCGTTTAATATCAGCGACACCGACGTCGCGGAAACCATCGCCCTCACCGGCCGGCCCACAGCGGCTGATGAAGTGACAAACTGGCTGAAACGCGAAGATGAATCAGGCCACAGTGCACTCAGCGATATCGATCTGTGTCGCTTTCTTGACGGCCTTATCATTAAAAACCGCGGCCCCCGGCCTTCCGGAGAAGCTCCCGAACCACAGGAATTTCTCTCCAACAACGAAATTCTGAAAAAACTGCGTATTGCCCTCGAACTCAAAGAAGAGGGTGTACTCGCGGTTTTTAAGAAAGCCGGTTTCAATGTTACCAAAGCCGAACTCGGCTCTTTTTTCCGTAAAAAAGGACACCGCAACTACCGCAAAGTTCCGGAGCAGGTTCTGCGAAAATTTATCCACGGCCTGAGTGTTTAA
- a CDS encoding fatty acid desaturase: protein MNTMTEQQSKEPVTRQQLNKIILKYTTPSRKKAAWQMINTLIPYALLWALAIAAFTTALPLWVGILAILIAGPLLVRIFIIFHDCCHSSYFKSNWANTLVGYITGILCSTPFKDWGKAHIRHHATAGNLDKRGVGDVWTLTVDEYIEAPKIKRIIYRIFRNPFFLLGVGPSYVFLILHRFSQKGIQHKGRMSVYITNLTMLLIFLTAGMTIGYTTFLWIYLPITIIAATLGVWLFYVQHQYEEVYWDRNDVRDSVKAALEGSSYYKLPKVAQWITGNIGLHHIHHLNPSIPNYNLQPCHDEIQKLQHIEPLGVRKSLKSLRIHLWDEESRKLISFKAMKLIRKARRKKAQDHDQQ, encoded by the coding sequence ATGAACACCATGACCGAACAGCAATCCAAAGAGCCTGTCACCCGACAGCAACTGAATAAAATTATTCTCAAATACACCACACCCAGCCGGAAAAAAGCCGCCTGGCAGATGATTAACACCCTGATCCCCTACGCCCTGCTCTGGGCGCTGGCCATTGCCGCCTTCACTACCGCATTGCCGCTTTGGGTCGGCATTCTGGCTATCCTGATCGCCGGACCGCTGCTCGTTCGGATATTCATTATCTTCCACGACTGCTGTCATTCCTCCTACTTTAAATCCAACTGGGCCAACACCCTGGTGGGTTATATAACCGGCATACTCTGCTCCACTCCGTTCAAAGATTGGGGGAAAGCCCATATCCGCCATCATGCCACCGCCGGCAATCTGGACAAACGGGGCGTCGGTGATGTCTGGACCCTGACGGTTGATGAATATATCGAAGCCCCGAAAATAAAGCGGATCATCTACCGGATTTTCCGCAATCCGTTTTTTCTGCTGGGCGTCGGCCCATCCTATGTTTTTCTGATCCTCCATCGGTTTTCTCAGAAAGGGATCCAGCACAAAGGCCGGATGAGCGTCTACATTACCAACCTCACCATGCTGCTGATATTTCTGACCGCCGGCATGACGATCGGTTATACCACCTTCCTGTGGATCTACCTGCCGATCACCATCATTGCCGCCACACTCGGCGTCTGGCTTTTTTACGTACAACACCAATACGAAGAGGTCTACTGGGACCGCAACGATGTCCGCGATTCCGTTAAAGCCGCGCTGGAAGGCAGCTCATACTATAAACTGCCCAAGGTGGCTCAATGGATCACCGGCAACATCGGCCTGCACCATATCCACCATCTGAACCCCTCCATCCCGAACTACAATCTGCAGCCCTGCCACGATGAAATCCAAAAGCTCCAGCACATCGAACCGCTCGGTGTGCGAAAAAGTCTCAAATCGCTACGCATCCATCTCTGGGATGAAGAGTCCAGAAAACTGATCAGCTTCAAAGCCATGAAGCTGATTCGCAAGGCCCGCCGCAAGAAAGCCCAGGACCATGACCAACAATGA